One Meleagris gallopavo isolate NT-WF06-2002-E0010 breed Aviagen turkey brand Nicholas breeding stock unplaced genomic scaffold, Turkey_5.1 ChrUn_random_7180001957621, whole genome shotgun sequence DNA segment encodes these proteins:
- the LOC104917222 gene encoding spindle and kinetochore-associated protein 1-like: protein PYFPPAPSPTSHFPPYFLPPSTPFSSSSYMRGRLTLAQINTTLQALHAAAASKYKILHQNPKSMPTAVCSLYHRFQEEETKETKGEIFVVEADLKEFTQLKMDKRFHTILNVLRHCQRVREVRGGRLVRYVLC, encoded by the exons CCCTACTTCCCCCCGGCCCCCTCACCCACTTCCCATTTCCCCCCCtacttccttcctccttccacccctttttcctcttccagctACATGAGAGGCCGACTGACCCTGGCCCAAATCAACACCACCCTCCAAGCCCTCCACGCCGCCGCCGCCTCCAAATACAAAATCCTCCACCAAAACCCCAAATCGATGCCCACCGCCGTCTGTTCCCTCTACCATCGCTTCCAGGAAGAGGAGACCAAAGAAACCAAAG gtGAGATTTTCGTGGTGGAGGCCGATCTCAAGGAATTCACCCAGCTGAAGATGGATAAGAGATTCCACACCATTCTCAACGTCCTCCGCCATTGCCAACGGGTTCGGGAGGTGCGGGGGGGCCGGCTGGTTCGTTATGTCCTTTGTTAA